gttctgtatgattccaactatatgacacttGTGAAAGGCAAAACTACGGAGCCAGTAAAAAGACTGGGTATCTCCAgtggttgggggaggtggggtgagcaGGTGTGAcgcagaggatttttagggcagtgaaactccTCTGGATGACACTATAATGGTGGAAACATGTTATTATGTTTGTCAGAACCCGTGGATTATACAGCCCCAAGAGGGAACTATTATGAAACCTATGGACTTGGggtaattacaatgtgtcaagaAACGTTCATCAGCTATTGTGATTGTACCACCCTGGTGGAAAATCTTGACAGTGTTTGTGAAGGACAGGGTTGATATGGGAATTTTCTGCACTTTCCACTCAATGTTGCTGGGAACCAAAAACCACTCTTAAAAATAATATCCAGTAATAGCCTCCAATGAATAAGAATATTAAAgagtatatatacatgtaactgaatcacaatgctgtataccagaaattaacacagcattatgaataaactaaacttcaattaaataaagtctcttgatgatttaaaaaaagaacactagGTAAAAAGTAAGGAGGGCTGAACAAAATATGGACTTTAGCAGTAATACATCAATATTGGTTCAATAGTTTTATTAATGTAGCATTATTTTGCAAAAGGTTGACAACAGAGGAACCTGGATTGGAGGTAGGGCAAGGGAAACTatctttgccaatattttgtaaaGTTAATACTagtctaatatttaaaaatgtatatattaaagaGAGAGTTTACAATTTATCAAAGTAAGGGTACATCATTTTTCATGAAAGTATTAGAAGTGGCCTCCATTCAGTCTTTCCTAATCACATGCCAGGCACATGCTTAGCCTCAGCTTCACATCTGGACCACAAAATCTGGCAAAAAAAGAGTTGATGAGCCTTTACAGAGTCTGTTCTCCAGGAGTCAGGGAAGCCCTCAGTTCTGGGAGTATGGGGGGGTCATGGAACCTGCTGAGAGCAGCCTTGCTGAGGTTCCAAACCCCGTCCAGCTCCCCAGGGCACAGCAGTGCAGGTGTATGCTTTTTCAGCACGTCGAGCTGTGAGTTAGTGTGTGGATAGAGCCTCAGCATGATGCTAGCACACTGGGAGTGACGGTCTATTTCTCTCCATGGATGTCCATGAAAAACGGGCAATGGGGAAGCTTCAGGGGACCAAGGACACCAACAAAGAGGAGATGGCATTTGAGATGGATCTTGAAGGATGAGTCATTGTGTGTCTGGCAAAGTAGAACTGGAAGGGCATTCCAAGTAAAGGGAACAGCAGTAGCAAAGGCAGGAAGGGGAAGAATTCACCAGGTATTCAGGAAATGCTGGATGAGTggcttagtgtgtgtgtgtgtgtgtgtgtgtgtgtgtgtgtgtgtgtgtttgtgtgtgtgtgtctagaaaTGAGTTTGAAATAACAAGCTCAGCCAAGAGGAAAAAGACTACACAGCCTGGTCTAAGATTGTTCCCCCTGTTTGGAAAAGAAAGATCAAGGCAGAAGTTGGCACAGGGTCACAGGAAAAGCTGGGGGTTCACGGGAAGCCAGTGAAGAAAgttccctgctccctgccagaGCTTGGAGACATCTCTCAGAAAAGATCCCGGAGTCcacgtgtttttgtttttctaattttgcttTGTGTTCTGACCTATAGTCTTTCTCCAGAAAGAATCTGGCTGCCACTTTAGGATCAAGATGAATTTCTCATTTTGCAGGAGACCACCTCGATCTGTACTTCCTTGTGAAACAAAGCAGCTTTGTCTTGCCTGTGTCCAAGTAATCCCCCAAAATACCACATTGTGAGTGCCTGTTTGTGTGGTTCAACAAAGCGAACAGAGGGTTGGATCTTAGGGTGAGCCAGCTTTACATGGGGCTTGGAGTCTGGGGAAATAGCCTCCTTCCATGCGATTCATGAAGAAAACCTTTGAATCACTGAGAGAACCAGTCACTACCCAgagctctgtgatcttggaatTCTCAAACAGGTGGAACTTGAATGGAATCCATCCACAGTCACAACTTTTTGTATCTTTATTGTGGGTCAGGACAATGTTTTTGAAAGTTACAATTAGCTACCAACCCAATTCTATAAACACACATCAAGATGTCAGAGGAGCTCTTAAAATTTCATGaaatgtccatttttatttttaaaattgtatatgtgaaaaaaaatcattaggtCAGAAAATACTGATCTTCATGCCAACTTGTTTTTGGTCAACTGGCACTGAGTGTTGACATTTGGATATCAGGAACTACCctgtttgccacagtccccatcACTCCTTATTGCCTCATTGTCCCTGTCCCAGAGACAAGGCTCAGTTGCCATTTATCATCACACATGTGCTGTTGTTTTCCTTACAACTGagtcaaaaaggaaaatgacaaatttCTTGTGCCCAAACATcatgaaaagtaaagaaacaaattatAGAGATCTACATCTTTATGGAAGTGAGTTCTTTTTATATGGTCAATGTGAAAACaaaatgtatctatttttaaagaatacaacTTATGAACCAAATCTGTTCTGCTTCATTTCATGTTAATAGCTCAGCCTCCTATAATTTAGTATGAAGCCTTACATGAGGGGCTGTGGTTGTCAGCTATCAGGAGATGAGCAAATGgaaattcagagaagttaagatcACAGCCAAACAGATGCTGTATCCAGGGCTCCATCCACGTAGGTCATTCTGCTACCAGACTCTGCCTAGAAAAGCCTGACCAGAGTGAGGTCCCCCACATGTGGCCAGaaggtgaatttttttaaatcaaaaaccCAGATCAAGAATTTCCTCCTTATTAACCTCTCAGGGCCCAAGGATGCCTCTGCTCACACAGTAACTTCAGGTGCTTCACAGGAAACAGGAACTCAGAGACCGAGATGGCTTCCCCAGCTCAGTCCTTCATTCATCGAATGTTCATTGAGAGCAGCAGATAGGAAAAGATCAGATAGTGGACTCCAAGCGTCGGGGCTTCAAACTCTGGGCTTCTCATCCTCCTAAccctgtgactttggacaagccGTGAGTATCTCCAAGCTCCAAcattccatctgtaaaatgggatgaatTATAGGTTACGCATACCATGGAGGGGACTGTGATGAGAATGAAGGGAGAGCTTTGGGTAAAATGGGCTTATTGTTTGTAACTTCCCCTCCAAGATTTTGCTGCTGGGGTCCTTACCCAATCAAGGAGGGTCTTTACAAGGCTGAGCTGTCCTAAACCGGCTGCTGGGGGGAAAGGAAAGGGCTTGGAAGAACCTGGTCTAATGCCACACATGTAACaccctcccaccccgccccccacaaGATTACATCAACCACTTTCCCTGCAGGAAATGGCTGTCTCTGAAGGGGCGTGGCTGGGAGGAGTGTGAGTAAAGCTACACAGGTTTGTGAGTTGTAAAACCCTTGTCTATCTGGGCACTTGTATAAAAGGCCGTCCCTGCCTCATACTGTGGACAAGACAGCTGTAAGCCTGCAAGCTCACTCCTACATCTGGGATCACACTGGATCTGCAAACTCAGAGCCAGGTAAGAGCCTAGCTCTCTAGAGAGTTTCATTGCCTGTCCCCCTCCCAGCTCCCATGAGGACCTCAGGTTCCTGGGGTCTGGACCCCAGCAGAGACATGTGGGCGCTGAGTCCCAGTGCCGTGAGGAATGAGTGGGTCTTCATCTGATATGCCTGGCTCCCATCCAGCCTTCATTTCGGAAGCCCACGTTTGGTGACTATCCTGTATCAATCCTGAAGGGATGCCATGTGCTAAGAGTAGAAATGAGATCAGGGCCACTTCCTgcctcttttgtttttaagttttttttattgaaatgtagttgatttacaatgttagtttcaggtgtacagcaaagtgattcagttacacagatatatatactttttcagattcttttccattgtagtttattacaagatattgaatgtagttccctgtgctacacagtaggtgcttgtcgttgatctattttatgtatagtaacatgtgtctgttaatccccaacccctagttttccctccccgccctttcccctttgtgaGACCTGcctctttttaaacaaaattctgtattcttttaaaatggagCACTGATCATAATAATCAGCTTATCACCCTGAACTAAGCCAAACCAAATCTTGAGTTTTTCataattgcttttttatttcttgccAATGTTTTCTGAAAGGCAGAGTAAGGTGAAGGCAAGAGGTCTTCAGTGAGGGCTGGTGTACAGGACCAGAGAGAGAAGTTCTGGCTGTCTGTCCCAGCTTTGTCACTTGACCACCAGGGGACACTGAGCAATTTGTTTGCCATTCTGAACCTTAACTGTCATATCTGTTACCTGGGGGTGATGTTTTATTACCTACCAGGCAGGGCTCTTGTGTGGATTAACAAGACAAGAATTAAATACCGGtcaagtgcttagcacatagtaggtatcaAATTAAAATGCTAATTCTCTTCTTTCAAGTGTGGTTTTTGTTGCCCACCTGATAAAATctatgcagtttggtgtagcaaTTAAGGTCATCCTATTTGTTCAATGATTACTTTTGAAAAGCACTTATTGTGGGCTTTCTGTATGTCAAGCACAGTGCCACAAGTCTAAAGGCTCCAGTGGAAATTCACCCCTATCCACCCTGGTTCACGTTGCCCAGTCAAGTTGGGTGACTTCCCCTCTTGCATGACTCTCCCTAGCTCTTACTGAATCCCAAATACCCCTCCTCCCAAGCCCCGCTCCATCCCCCATCTCAGAGTCTCCAAACTTCATGCATGTCTAACCTTGGGTCAAACATCACCTTTCATGTCACTTACCATGTCCTTCATCATTGTGTGGTCATCTGAGTGCACATCGAACAGTGAGAGAGAAATTCAGCACGCTGGAGCTGGAAGAGGGTTGACGATGATCTCACCCACCATCTTGATTTCCAGATAAAGAAGCTGAGACCCAGAATGGGAgagagacttgcccaagatcaagCTGGGGACACAGTTGGGATAGACTCCTGGTCCACGTTATTCAGAGTCCCCAAAGAGTTGCCTCTAAGTTTTTAAGACATGAGACTTTCTTACTTACCTCGAGGAATTCAACATCCAGTCTAGTGCACAGCTAGTAGAAGCAGCTCCATGAGTGCTTAGTGAGTGATGAGCACAGGAGTGAGTGAGCAAGTGTGCAGTAATTCAGTGAGTGATTGAGGGAGTGAGAGTTAAGGATGTTCAGAGtggtgatgaatgaatgaagagtaAGAACTTGCTGACATTCAAGATTCAAGTCAAGCAGAAGTATAATTAGACAGACTGCTTGTTTACTAATTCCAGGGAAGAGAAGGATCTTTGATCTCGCTCCTCTGCAGGCAGGCACGggtctgggtggagggagggtcaTCCTGCAGCCCAGCACTACAGAACGCTGCCTGACACTGACTCACTGCCTTTTGTCACACAGGTTCCCACCAAGCTGAAGCCATGAGGGTCCAGAGCCtcacccttctctccctcctccttctggcTGCTCTGGTGCTCTCGGTGGAGGccgaaaaagaaagaaagaaacgacATGGCAGTAAAGCCAGCACAGATAAATTGCATGCTCCGGGCAAGCCCCAGATGGAGCCGAGAAGCCAGCCATCCAAGCACCTGACCAAAGGCAAGTTTGTTACCCAAGACCACGCCAACTGCAGATGGGCGGTGACTGAGCAGGAGGAGGGCATTGCCCTGAAGGTCGAGTGCACTCGGCAGGACAAtaagttttcctgtttcttcactgGCAATCCAACCTCATGCTTTGAGTCAAACCAAAAGAACGTCTATTGGAAACAAATTGGCCGGAACCTACGCTCTCAAAAGATCATCTGTGGGGACTCCAAGAGCGTCCTGAAGACCAGGGTGTGCAGAAAGAAGTTTCCAGAATCCAATCTCAAGCTGGTGAACTCCACTCTGATTAGAAACCAGAAATCCAGCCAGAAGTTAATGAAGCCTTCTACCGAAGAGCAGAGTGAGGTCGAAAAGACCACCCTTTCCAGCCCAGCAAAGACTCAGACCACGGCCACCAATTATTCCAAGTGTGTGGAGGACCCAGACTTGGTAAACCAGAGGAAGATAGCTTTAGACTACTGTGGGGAGTCCTGGAGCTTTTTCTGCAATTTCTTCATCTCCATGATACAGGGCAGTTCATGTTAATGAAGTCAAAATTGAACAGAGCCCACTAGGAGGTGCCATGTCAAAACTTTTCCATGTGCTGTAAAGATCTCCTGGTTACCTGTAAGATGAACATTTGTGCTATGAGAGTGCAACAGTTTATTTAAACAGATtttgtaatttttgcttttgtgttttggtatttgttttatattcattTCCTGAGATGTGATTTCCAGAGGCTGTTGACCTCTGTATGTTTCCATGACCCCTAAAGCTATGTTTATATGAGCACTAAGGACCAGTCTTTGAGCTGAATGAGTCAGAGTGATGATTTCAGTTCAATGCACTTTCTGCACAATTAACAAACATAATAAAGCTCTGTGTGTTTTTCAGAAATACGTCCAACCATTGTTTGGTTTCTCTATATCTAGTTCGAATGAACTCATAAACAGGCCCTCACATAAGTGGAAAAAATATCCTGTTACCATCCTAAGTCATCCATAAGGGGACCCACCCAGAATCTCCATCTGCATACTTCCATGCTTTGGTCTGAAGTATTTGATGCTGACTGAACTGATTTCCAGTGGGGCACCTGAAGCATAAAGTTATTGGTTGATACCTGTCAGGGTCTCACAGAAGGTAAGAAGGGAggcaggactggaacccaggaggTCGGCAGGGTGGCCAGGTCCACAGGCTGGAGGGGCATCCTCCATCGATTCAAGTCAGGGCTGCCCATTACCACTCGCCATATACAGGACCTCTGACCGTGAGCTCGTTtccagcctggggagaggggcctAAGTAAGTACAGCTTCCTGAGATGAAGACTCCAATACAAGGGTAGAGGCAGCATGGAAAaccagagagaggaggcagaaactTCTGGAAGATCTCAGGTTGAGCTTCAGAGAAGAGGTGATACCAGAGCTAGAatttggagagagtttctttAGGTAGGAAGTGGGGCAGAATGGAGGCACATTAGGCAGATGACAGACGTATGGTGAAGCTTCCACACAAAGACACACTCATCTCCACTTCTGTGGTCAATGCAGATCCAGTGGCCACACCCAAGTTTAAGGGGGCCGGAAAATGCCATCTTATGGTGTATCCAGGTGGGAGAAAACTGCATAGAATAATGACTCTTACACATAGCTAATAACTGTACCACTCTGAATGTTTCACAAGAGATTTTTCCATACCTGAGGTCTCACTGTCTTTAAATTCCCTGGGTGACTGTGAACCTCACAATGGCAAATGTAGATGTGATTCTAGGTAATGGGGCCTTGAGATTTCTGAGCAGGGAAGGACAGAGTGCTAAAGTTCCATAAGTAAATGAAGGCAAGCATCAACGCGGTGCTGGAAACCAATGCCGATGCTGGTAGAGCGCAGGGGGCACTTGCCGTGGGAGACGTCAAAGACGGCAGCCATGGAAAAGCTGCTGGAACAGTCCAGGTGCAACCTGGACTTGGGATGGTGGCGACGAAAAGACAAGAGAATACTACAGAGACACTCTGATGCACGAAACACTGAgtatctactctgtgccaagcactgcagGGCACTGGACGCGCAGAGATGGGTGAGAATGACCAGACGGCGGAGGCACTTCCAGTCctggtgggggagacagacatgaACAACTCTTCCTCTTGGGAAACAAATAGAATTAGTGAACCTTGACCTTGGATGTGGCCATTGGCCTTGCCTTGgccaaagaagtagaaatgagcATGTCACTTGGCTGCCTCTGTTCTCACCCTGTGCCCACCTCAGAGTAAGACTTAAAACTTAGTTGTATTCCTGGAAAAGTAAACCTGCAACCTCCCTTTAAAGAGGGTCCACATTTTACTGAAGATGGCGTGGAAAGCTGGAGAACGCTCCATCGGACACAGCACAGCAAAGCGAATGGTTACCAAGCCCCATTCAGTGGCGCCCTTCTTCCCCAACCCACGCTCTGACCACAGCCAGCCTCACTTCCTTGTCCCAGGCCACTGAcacccccctctcccccacccccgtaTTCCCcaaacttccttttctctttgcaaAGTGATTTAGTgctctctctgtctcagcctcTCCCAGCCTGCAGTCTGGCACACAGCACGGTCCTGGGCGTATGGCCAACCCTCCTGAGAACTCACCCTCTTCAGAAGGGGAAGTAGGTGATGAAAACGACTATCAGCTGCCTGTCTCAGTCCCTTGCCTTCCCTGACGCTCTTCCCAGAGCAGAGCGGCTTCAGCTCATCTATTACTTAACCTTTTCTCAGAGAACTTTGAGAAGACAAAGCAGGCCATTCACTCTGTGCAGGGACCCGTCTCAGTCTGTGTCTGacaccttccctcttccttttggCTCTGCCCTGTCGTTTAGCGCAGAGACACGTTTACCGGGTCCCTGGGTGCCTCCACTGAATGTGCTGGCCATGGGGGCTTGgcactttctctgcttctcactcCTCCCAGCACTAGGGCTCCTGGCACTTGGGGAAGCGGCCCCTTCTGGGTCGCCTACCGATCCTCCCCCAGCAGATGCTCTGGAGAAACTTAGCTCACAGTACCATTACTGTTTAGGTAGAATTAACAttccaaataaaaatcaaatggtGAGTATTTAGAAATGTTCTTTCTACCAGTGTTAAAGCAACTATTAAATATTgttcatgtttttaaatataggaataaacaaaacaatgctCAGAGAGTGACACTCCGTCCTCGTGACGAGTGTCCATTCGCCAAATGATACTGGGATCGTTTCCCATCGCTGGCCCCCCACGCACGACTGCTGGCTGGATTCTGCCTCGGCCCCAGCACGTCCTGGGGAAAGAGAGGCCCATATAACGAATGCCTTGAACAGGGCTCCTGTCCTCACCTCTGTCAGGCTTTCTAAAGTTTCCCCAGACCCTAGGGAAAGGCTTTTAACAAAGCCCTTCCTCCTCTTAGGAAGCAAATAGAATTAATGAAACTCGGACACCTCTGGGTGTCCTCTTCCtggaaaacaatcaaacaaacaaaaaccaggcGGTTATGAGGAAGGAGAAACCGCTTGAGTGGCAGAAGTCCTCACCCCAGGACCTCTTGCTGGGAGATGGTGCTGGCCGAGGGCGATGTTCTTGTTAGCGGCAGAAGTAAACACCCGCCCTGCTGCTCTACCACGTATGACGTAGGGAAGCTGGGCCTAAGGGGGATAGCAGGGCTCAGGGCACCTCGCACCTTCAAGGTGGTCAGCCGCTCGAGGCCACAGAGCTTGGCTGTCCACTGCAGAGTAACTGCCCTGAGTCCATCCTAGAGCCAAGGCCACTGCTCATGGTAttaatcatgttttaaaattttctatattgCCTGATGCTTTGATGTCTTGGGGCCTTGCTTCCTCGGGAAGAGACCCCTGCTCCGGGGACTCGTCCCAGTAAAGGACCCACCTGCACGTGCTTTTTTCAAATGAGGATCCAATCCGAAGCCCACAGcccaagcccctccctccctgggctcaCACAGGACTCCCACACTCCAGGCCAGTGTTCCCCTGCCCTGATCACACCGGAGCCAGGTACCAGACACCTCAGGACAGCTGCGCCACTGCGGAGCCTGCTcaaattagacacactagccagTTCTCAGTCTGCCTCGTCTGCCGCTTCTCACAGGGACCCCAGTGCAGGCTCCTGCCGTGTTCTCCTCCCGCTGCCTCTGCCCCCTGACCAGGCCTGGTGCTTCCCCACGCGGCCTGCGCAGGGTGACGTGTGCCCCTCCTCCTGGGAGCTGCGAGCAATAAACTGCTCTTTCAATGGCAGCGTCTCAGCGTCTCACCGCACCTGAATAATAATGAAACCTGCATTTTCAAACGCCTGCCTTGGGCAGAGGGCTGCAAGTGGTGTTGGCGATATTTAAATGTGCTTAGTTTTGTCTCGGATGGGGACAAAAGGTCAGTGACTAGTGTCAGTCTCTGGGTGTCCTGAAACTTCTGTCTAACTGGATTAACAGAATCAAAGTATGCCCTAGGGCGGAGAGGCGAGTCACTGACAATCTGACAGGTCCTAAAATCGAATTAGGAAGCGTTTCCATGCATCTTTGTTTTGCAGTGAAGTTTGTCAGAATCCAAGCCTACGCATATTCTTCCCATAAAATCCCTTCCTTCTTAAATTAAGGTGACACGGGTCAAGGAGCATAATGATCTGTGTAGGAAAACCCCACTCTTCTCCTGCGTCTGTGCTTTTGTCTCACATCCCTACCACACTCACACCgcttctgacaccagatgtgtgggTTTTCCCCAGGCCACGCAgttctgtgacaccagctgggtgtcttaCAATCTAACTCAATCTGGACACTGCCTACCTGGAAGGCACAAGTCTGCCCCCCACCGTAGATACCAATCACAGGTGGTAGGTCCCCAGGTTACCCACAGCTTCAGTCCAACTTGGCTACAAATCGGAGGTTCCcagaccccctccttgggttcaatttgctggagagactcacagaactcagagaaatatttacttatgtttatgaatttattaaaggaaatattaaaggctacagatgaacagccagatgaaaagATACATAGGGTGGGGTCTGGGAGGGTCCCCAGGGCAGGAGTTTCTGTTCCCATAGAGTTGGAATGCATTACACTCCCCGTGTGGATGTGACCACTAACCCCATACTTGTGGGATTTTTAGGGATATCTTATCATGTAGGCATGATTGACaattaactccatttccagcccctccccttctctgcagAATGGGGGTGGgcctgaaaattccaagcttttAATTATGGCCTGGTCCTGTTGGTGACCAGCTCCTACTCAGGAGCAAACCCAGAGTCACACCATTAGAAACAAAGACATTTCCTATCACCCAGAAAATTCCAAGAGTTTAGGAGATTTGTGCCAGGAACCAAGGGCAAAgatcaatgtgtgtgtgtgtgtgtgtgtgtgtgtgtgtgtgtgtatgtgtgtgtgtgtgtgtgtgtgtgtgtgtgtatatatatatatatatatatatatatatatatatatatattctattatcTTCCAAGAGCCAGCCTATAAAATTTCAATCCTTTTGaataaacatatttgaaaatagattaCGTACATCTCTGCTTTCTTAAGTGAAGTTAATTCAAAGAGGGCACAGCAGGCCATAAACTAGGCAACCAAAATAAGAATATGTAAGCGCTCAGTGAAGGCCCAAAGCACGTACTCACCTGTCATAGAACACAGAAGCGTTAGTGTCCAGACAATACCTATTTTGATGGTTAgagacatttgttttatttctttccagttttttggAAATTGGAATGGTACTAATTTTTACTAGTACAATTAAGAATCAAATGTCTTTACTGGACTCTTTTCTATCCTCATTCACTGATGGGGCCAACAAGGTTCAAAGGAGTTAAGTGCCCAGAGACTGATGGCCAGAAAATAATGGAGCTAAGGTTTGAAACGAGACCTGTCAGGCTGCCGAAGCCCCCTTTCTCAGCCTCATGTCTGTCTTGAGCAACTAACATTGTCAGGTTAGTGCCTTACAGTGGCTGGTGTGTTACTGAGGTTTACCTAAAGTCAGGTCCGTCAGTGATGAtgctggaaggaaaagaaatgcctCACAATGTAGAG
The nucleotide sequence above comes from Camelus dromedarius isolate mCamDro1 chromosome 1, mCamDro1.pat, whole genome shotgun sequence. Encoded proteins:
- the FGFBP1 gene encoding fibroblast growth factor-binding protein 1, with amino-acid sequence MRVQSLTLLSLLLLAALVLSVEAEKERKKRHGSKASTDKLHAPGKPQMEPRSQPSKHLTKGKFVTQDHANCRWAVTEQEEGIALKVECTRQDNKFSCFFTGNPTSCFESNQKNVYWKQIGRNLRSQKIICGDSKSVLKTRVCRKKFPESNLKLVNSTLIRNQKSSQKLMKPSTEEQSEVEKTTLSSPAKTQTTATNYSKCVEDPDLVNQRKIALDYCGESWSFFCNFFISMIQGSSC